From the Lathyrus oleraceus cultivar Zhongwan6 chromosome 4, CAAS_Psat_ZW6_1.0, whole genome shotgun sequence genome, one window contains:
- the LOC127138046 gene encoding uncharacterized protein LOC127138046: protein MVVHKEIVGKDDRAIADAFKVMAHVMAQANKVLRANHNCGAGEFRGLGKFKKNNLPTLKGRYNPEGVGATLQENEKIFRVITCTNAYKVQIDVLSHKEIELLERKHGNMIVDDYVAKFEEQSRFCPHYNIVEAEGSKCVMFESGLCPEIKQFIGYQEILRFSMLVNKCRIYDEDSKARYAHYKSVAGGSGTSGEGVSASMICFKCGELGHHATECKSIGLACFKRGKMGHLVDYKSAILTCFNRGEPGHISSQCQKPKKVPDVVQASGKVFSLSGMEVSRLDNLILGTCFINGVSLVDIIDTGVTHSIISPDCVVKLNLAVSLMKGIMVIDTPINGSVTTSLIFMNCP from the exons ATGGTTGTGCATAAAGAAATTGTTGGCAAGGATGATCGTGCGATTGCTGATGCTTTTAAGGTGATGGCTCATGTGATGGCGCAAGCGAATAAAGTGTTACGTGCTAATCATAATTGTGGAGCTGGTGAGTTCCGTGGGCTGGGAAAGTTCAAGAAGAACAATCTGCCTACTTTAAAGGGAAGGTACAATCCTGAAGGTGTTGGGGCTACGCTTCAGGAGAATGAGAAGATTTTCAGAGTTATAACATGCACTAATGCATATAAG GTTCAAATTGATGTTCTTAGCCATAAAGAGATAGAGTTATTAGAACGGAAGCATGGGAATATGATTGTGGATGACTATGTAGCTAAGTTTGAGGAGCAATCAAGATTTTGTCCTCATTATAATATTGTGGAAGCTGAGGGTTCTAAGTGTGTGATGTTTGAGAGTGGCTTATGTCCTGAGATCAAGCAGTTCATAGGCTATCAGGAGATCCTCCGTTTCTCAATGTTGGTGAACAAATGTAGaatttatgatgaggatagtaaAGCCAGGTATGCTCACTACAAGAGT GTTGCAGGTGGGAGTGGAACGAGTGGGGAAGGAGTTTCTGCTTCTATGATATGTTTCAAGTGTGGGGAGTTAGGTCATCATGCTACTGAGTGCAAGAGCATAGGCCTGGCGTGTTTCAAGCGTGGGAAGATGGGACATCTCGTTGATTACAAGAGTGCAATTTTGACTTGTTTCAACCGTGGAGAACCCGGTCATATCAGTAGCCAATGTCAGAAGCCAAAAAAAGTTCCAGACGTCGTGCAAGCTAGTGGGAAGGTGTTTTCTCTTAGTGGTATGGAGGTCTCGAGATTAGATAATTTGATTCTAGGTACGTGTTTTATTAATGGTGTCTCTTTGGTTGATATCATTGATACGGGTGTGACGCATTCAATCATATCACCCGACTGTGTGGTCAAGTTGAATTTGGCGGTGTCTCTTATGAAGGGAATTATGGTCATTGATACCCCGATCAATGGTTCGGTGACTACTTCATTGATTTTTATGAATTGTCCTTGA